Genomic DNA from Comamonas antarctica:
GCCGTTTGAAACCGCGAGTTAATGAATTGGTATTGTCAGGCCGTTTAATCGTCGAAACGGAAATCGGGATTGCGGGCTTGCCAGTCCTTCAACTGGTTCTCCGCCTCTTCCTTGACCAGACCCTGGCGCTCCTGGATGCGGCCGATGAACTGGTCTCGCTTGCCGGCAACGACATCAAGATCGTCATCGGTGAGCTTGCCCCATTGCTCACGGATCTTGCCCTTGAATTGTTTCCAGTTTCCTGCAACTCGATCTTCGTTCATACAAAATCCTTTTTATATTAGCGAGCCGGTCACCCAGCCCGCTGTTTCAAAACACATTCACTCGAAAGCGAAATGTGTAGTTAATGTATGACGGGTTTCAACGGCGCATTGTGGGAAAGGAAGTTTTGACGCAGTCGGCTTTTGCCTACAGCCGATTTAAATGAAATCAACCGAAAAATACAGACAATAGCTGGAATTGATTGATATCGAGCGATTGTGGAGCCTGGCCGCTTGCAGAAGCGGCATCGATACAGGGCATTACCCGCGCCGCAAATCAGTTGCCGGTGGTGGGCAAGCCCAGTTGCCCGGGCCCTCGCCACCCGCTTGGCGTGACGACTCTGCAGGCCGTCCGCAGCAGCCGTTATTGCCGCTCAGCGCTGCCGCCTTGCAGGTCCACCTCGGCGCCGCCGTGCAGCGCGGCGCGCCAGTCGTCCTCCACCAAGACGCCCAGCTCGCTCATGCGCGCACCAAAGGCATCGGGCGGCAACCCGGGAGAACACAGGAAACCCTGGAAGAAATGGCAATGCAGCGCCCGCAGGCAGTCGCGCTGCTCCCCCGTCTCCACGCCTTCGGCAACGACCTCGGTGCCCAGGGCCTTGCCCAGGCTGATGATCGCACTGACGATGGCGCGGTCGCCTGCGTCATGCGGCAGGCCGCGCACGAAGGACTGGTCGATCTTGATCTTGGCGATCGGCAGCTTCTTGAGATAGCCGAGGCTGGAGTAGCCGGTGCCGAAATCATCGATGACCAGGCCCACGCCCAGATCGGCAATCGAGCGCACGCGCGCCGCCATCTCCTGCGCGTCCTGCAGCAGGATGCTTTCGGTCAATTCCAGTTCCAGCAGATGGGAGGGCAGGCCATGGTGCGCCAGCAGCGACCGAAGCCGCTCGACGAAGTCGGGCTGGCGGAACTCCAGTGCGGACACATTGACCGACACCTTCAGCGGCAGTCCCTTTTCGCTCCAGCGCGCAGCCTCGCGGATCGACTGCTCGAGCACCCAGGCGCCCAGCGTGACGATGTAGCCCGACTCCTCGGCCATGGGAATGAAGACCCCGGGCGACACCACGCCGAAATCGGGATCGGTCCAGCGCAGCAGCGCCTCGGCGCCCACGATCCGGTTGCTGCCGATATGCACCTGCGGCTGGAAGAAAACCGCCATGCGCCCGTGCTCGAGCGCCTGGCGCATCGCATGCTCGAGCTTCATGCGCGACAGCAGCCCCGAGTTCATCTGCGGCTGGTAGAAGCTGTAGTGCCCGCGGCCGCGTTCCTTGACGCGGTACATCGCGGTATCGGCCTGCATGATCAGTTCATCGAGCGTGTGGCCATGGCCTGGATACTGGGCCACGCCGATGCTGCACTGCACCGAGAATCCGATTCCGTCCAGCAGGAAGGGGCGCAGCATCTCGCGCAGGATGCGCTGCGCGACGCTCGCGGCCAGGGCCTCGTCGCAGCCCTGCAGATAGAGCACGAACTCATCGCCCCCCAGCCGGCTGAGCATATCGTCCGAGCGCAGGCAGGACAGCAGGCGCTCCGCGACCAGCTTCAGCACGCGGTCGCCGAACTGGTGGCCCAGCGAGTCGTTGATGATCTTGAAGTGGTCGAGATCGATGAACAGGATGGCAAACACTTCGCGCGTGTCCGCGGCCCGCTCGATGGCCTGGGCCACATGAGCGGCCAGGCTCAGGCGGTTGGGCAGCCCGGTGAGCGCATCGCTGAAGGCCAGCTCCTCGATGCGCTGTTGGGCCTGCTGCTGCTGCGTCAGGTCGCGCATGAAGCCGATGGTCTGGAACACCACGTCCTGCGCATCGCGCAGCGCCACCCAGGACAGGCGCACCGCGCAGCGCTGCTGCGCGCCCTGCTCCAGCCAGAGATTGCCCTGCCAGAAGCCGCCGCTGCTCCACTCCTGGGCCGCGGCGCCGTACCAGTTGGCCGGTGCGCTGCAGCCGAACATCTCGCGCACGCTGCGTCCGGCGACCTCGTGGTCGCCCATCAGCCGCAGGCACGCGGGATTGGCACGCACCAGCCGGTGCCCGGCATCGGCAATGAAGATCGCGTCAAGGCTGCAGTCGAACACGCGCGCTGCCAGCTGCAATCCGGCCTGGACCTCGACTTCGCGCGTGATGTCGCGGTAGGTGTGGATCCGGCCCACGGGCGCGCCGCGCTTGAGCTGGGGCACGGAGCGGCGCTCGATGATCTTCCCGCCTTCGAGCGCCAGCACGTCGGTGCTGTCGATCAGCGGCTGGCGCCGCAGTTCCTCGAGGCGCAGCGCATAGCCCTCGCGGTCCAGCACCTTGGCGGCCATGTAGTCGAGGATGGAGGCATCGTTGCGCTCCACCAGCATGTGCCGGGGCAGGTCCCAGATCGCCGCCAGGCGGTGGTTGAAGGCGCGGATGCTGCCGTCCTGGCTGCAGACCAGCATGCCGTCGGCCGTCGAATCCAGCGTGGCGCGCAGGTCGGACAGCAGGCCTTCGAGTTCATGCTCGGTATGCGCCTGCTCGCTGCGGTCCAGCATCGTCAGCAGCAGCCAGCCAGAATCGCTGCCCGAGGGGCCGGCAATGCGCTCCAGGCGCTGTTCGACCGGACGCAGCAGGCCATCGCGGCACTGCACCTGGGTCAGTGTCTGCGAGCCCGTCTGCCACTGGCTCGCATCCTCCCAGAGGCACAGGTCCTGCGGCGTCGCGGCCAGCGCCTGCACCGGCATGCCATGCATGGCTTGGCGGTCGTAGCCCGAGAGCTTCGCGGCCGCGCGGTTGGCAAAGCGGATGCACAGCGTGTCTTCGTCGATCAACCACACGGCTTCGAGCAGCGCATCGAGAGTCTGGTGCCAGAAAGCTTCGAACGGATGGCTCATGCTGCGCCCGCCTGCGCATTGCCGGGCTCCACCGCACGTTCGAAGAAATAGCAGATACGCTGGCGCGGCGAGAGATAGCTCAGCACCTCGCGCGGCAACTGGTCGAGGCGCAGGCTGCGCCGGATGCTGATCCCGGCGCACTTCTCGAGATCCAGCGGCTGCGCCAGCGCTGCCGGCACGCTGGCGTCGTACACCAGCACCTCGGGCTTGAGCGGACGCGAGCTGTTGACCGATACCACCATCGCGTAACGCCCATCGGCGAGCTGCACCACCGAGCCGGGCGGATAGACGCCCATCATGCGGATGAAGGCGCGCAGCATCACGGCGTCGAAGCGCTCGCGTTGCTGGGAGTACAGCGCGGACAAGGCCTCGTGCGGGGTCTGGCCGGTCTGCGCATGCTCGGGATTGCACTGGCGGTCATAGGCGTTGACCAGGCACAGCACCTTGCCCGCCGGGCTCAGGTCCTCGTCGATCAGGTGCAGCGGAAAGCCGCTGCCGTCGGCAAATTCGTGGTGCTGGGCAATGGCCGTCAGCACCTCGCTGGATGCCCCCATGCCCATCGCCAGAGCCACCGAATCGCCCACATGGCGCTCGTATTGCGCACGCGTCGGCAAAGGCGCCCCGGGCGCCGAGTCCTTGCCTATGTCGTGCAAGAGCGCTGCCATGCCCAGCTCCTGCAACTGGGCGGCACCCATGCCCAGCGCCTTGCCCAGCAGCAGGCTCAGCACGGTGACGTTGATCGGATGCTCGGCCTGGCGGTTGCCCGAGGTTTCGGACAGCAGCCGGATCACCAGGTCGCCCGTGGGCAGCACATCCTGCAGGTAGCTCTGCACCATGGCGCCGGCGCGGGCCATGGCCTGCGCCGGTTCGGTGGCGGCATTGGCCTGGAGCTGCAAGTAGTCCTGCGCGGCAGCGCGATAGCGTGCATCGCAGCACTGCCAGCGCTGCGCGCTGCGCGCCGGCGCTGCCTCGGGCTCTGGCGCGGCTGCATCCGAAGCGGGAGCCGGGAGTTGCTGCGCCTCCACACGCGCATCGATGGTCGCATGCGCATCGGAGACAGCATCGGCAATGCCGGCATCCGCAGCTTCGGAAGCAACGATGTCGCTGCGGTCGGGAAAATAACGGATGGCATCCAGCCCGAGCGCCTGGACGGTCTGGAGCTGGCTATCGGAGGCAATGCGAAAGCTGTTGACGGGAAAAGGATGGCGCATCCAGCCGACTTCCAGCTGGATGTACATGCCTACGCGCAAGGCTTGCGGATTGATCAGGACAGATGAGTTCACACTGAAAGCGTACTGTACAAAAGGTTGCACAACTGCCCGTTTGTTTCGACGATTATCGCCAGTTCTTGAGGGGTGGGCGTGGCTTTGCGATAGTGTGCAGCTTTTTTGCACCGGGCCAGGCGATCATGCGCCAGTTGAAGGAACCCGCGAGACAGGCGTCAGCGGGGCCACTGATGGGGCCTGATGCAGCACCGCGCTGCCCGGCATTGCGCTGCCCGGCATTACGCTGCCCGGCATTGCGATGCCCGGCCTAGCGGCACCAAAGCGAAGGCTTGTAGACCAGGTCCATCCACAGCGCCCAGGCGGCCACGCCAAACAGCAGCAGCCCTGCGGCGCGGCTGCCCCAATGCGCGCGCAAGCCATTGAGCCGGCCGCGCAGACGGCCCCAGAGCCAGGGGGCGGCCAGCAGCCAAAGCCCGCTGCCCAGCGCAAATGCCGCCATGGACAACGCACCCGCCAGCGCCCCGCCGCTGAGCGCGGCCACGAGCAGCGCCGAATACAGCAGGCCGCAGGGCATCAACGCCCAGACGAAGCCCGAGGCAAAGCTGCCTCCCGGCGCCGCCACCACGGGCTGCACGCGCCGCCACAGCGCGCGGCCCGCGCCTTCGATCCATGCTGGCTGGCGCGCCTGCACCATCATCAGGATGCCCCAGAGCATGATGCCCAGATGCATGAAGGTCCAGACCGGCTGCATGGCCGTGGTGCGCATATTGAGCCAGGCCAGCCCTTCGACCGCGACGGCGGCCAGCGCGCCCAGGCTGGCGTAACCTGCGACCCGGCCCGCGTGAAACAGCGTGCCGCGCAGCCATAGCCGGCTGCGCCGGCCATGCACCTGCACCACGCTGCCCCCCGTGGCCCCCGCCGACGTGACCACGGCGCAGGGCGCGGCGCACATGGCAAGGCAATGCGGGCCGCCCATGAGGCCCATCACGGCAGCAGTCCAGATCAGGCTAAGCAACATGGTGGCAGGAAAGAGGGGTGGAAAGACGGCGCTGCGGCCGTCCAGGCTGCGGCCAGCTTAACCTGACGCGCGGCAAAAAAACCTAGGGATGCTTTGCACAAACCTCGCGAGCCGTGCTGCCAACAGCCGCAGGGATTTGTGCAGAGGTACCTAGATGATGCGTGAAAACCGTGCGCGGTTGCGGTCGGCCTGCAAATAGCGGTCGAACGTCATGGCTACTGCGCGCACGAAATACCAGCCCATCGCGGTCACGCGCAGGCTTTCGGCGTCGATTTCCACCATGCCCTGGGACTGCAACTCGGCCAGCATCTCCAGTTCGGCTGCGAAATAGCGCCGCGAATCGATCAGCCAGGCCTGGTCCAGCGCCTCGAACAGCACTTCGCCCTGGCACATCAGCGCCATGATCACGGCGCGCCGGATCAGGTCGTCGCGGCCCAGCGCCAGCCCGCGCACCACGGGCAGCCGGCCCTGGTCGAGGAAGTCGTAGTACTCGTCGAGGTCCTTCGCATTCTGGCTGTAGGTCGCCCCTACCCGGCCGATGGCCGAGACGCCCAGCGCAATCAGGTCGCAGTCGGGCTGGGTGCTGTAGCCCTGGAAGTTGCGGTGCAGGCGTCCCTGGCGCTTGGCCACGGCCAGCGCGTCCGTGGGCAGCGCGAAATGGTCCATGCCCACATAGACATAGCCGGCCTGCTCGAAGCTCTCCAGCGCGCGCGCCAGCATCGCCAGCTTGGCGGCCGCGCCCGGCAGCGCCGCGGTATCGATGCGCCGCTGCGGCTTGAAGCGCTCGGGCAGGTGGGCATAGGCATAGAGCGCGATGCGGTCGGGCCGCAGCTCGCCGACCTGGGCCAGCGTGCGCTCGAACGACTGCGGCGTCTGGCATGGCAGGCCGTAGATCAGGTCGACATTGACCGATTCGAAACCCAGCGCGCGCGCCGCCTGCACCAGCGCGAAGACCTGGCTCGCCGGTTGCTCGCGGTGCACGGCCTTCTGCACGTCGGCGTCGAAGTCCTGCACGCCGAAGCTCAAGCGGTTGAAGCCCAGCTGCGCCAGATAGGCCAGGCGTTCGGGCGTGACGGTGCGCGGATCGACCTCGATCGAATACTCGCCGCCGGGCTGGAAGTTGAAATGGCTGCGCAGCAGCGCCATCAACTCCGCCAGGCCGGCGTCGCTCAGAAAGGTCGGCGTGCCGCCGCCCAGATGCAGCTGGCTCACGGGCTGGCCGGTGCCGCAGTGTTCGGTATGCAGCGCGATCTCGCGCGCCAGGTATTGCAGATAGGTCTGCGCGCGCTCGGGATGGCGCGTGACGATCTTGTTGCAGGCGCAGTAGTAGCACAGCGACTCGCAAAACGGGATGTGCACATACAGCGACAGCGGCCGCGCCAGACCGGGCGCGCCCTGGCGGCGCTGCTGAAGCGCCAGGATGTAGTCCTCCTGGCCGAAGGCCTCGACAAAACGGTCGGCGGTAGGGAACGAGGTATAGCGCGGGCCCGGCACGTCAAAGCGCTGCAACAGCTCGGGGGTGATTGCGGTCATGGGGGGTTTCCTTGGGCTTTGGGCTACTGTGCCGCAAGGCACCCTGCCGGACCTTGATGTCGATCAAGACTTGCGCACGCCACGCCTGCGACAATTTGATGCATGTCAGCGGCGGCCAGAGGTATCGGACGCTGCACGCGCCGGCGTTCCATGCGATAAAGGGGGTTGGCCCCGTCCACCCCGAGGTCCCATCAATGAGTCTACAAGCGATCAAAGCCTCCTGTTCCAACTGCAACCTGCGCGAGCTGTGCCTGCCCATCGGCCTGAACGAAGACCAGATGCAGCGCATCGACACCATCGTCGCGGTGCGGCGCAAGGTCAAGCGCGGCAGCCTGCTGTTCCACAACGGCGAGCCGTTTTCCTCGCTGTACGCGATCCGCACGGGCTTTTTCAAGACCTGCGTGGCGACCGAAGACGGCCGCGACCAGGTCACCGGGTTCCAGATGGCCGGGGAGATCATCGGCCTCGACGGCATCGTCAACGACCGCCATACCTGCGACGCCGTGGCGCTCGAGGACGCCGAAGTCTGCGTGATGCCGTTCGACCGGCTGGAGGAGCTCTCGCGCGAGGTCACGGTGCTGCAGAACCACGTGCACAAGGTCATGAGCCGCGAGATCGTGCGCGAGCATGGCGTCATGCTGCTGCTGGGCAGCATGCGGGCCGAGGAACGGCTCGCGGCCTTTGTGCTGAACCTGGTGCAGCGCCTGCATGCGCGCGGCTTCTCGCAGTCGGAACTGGTGCTGCGCATGACGCGCGAGGAAATCGGCAGCTACCTGGGCCTCAAGCTTGAAACCGTGAGCCGCACCTTCTCGAAATTCGTCGAGGACGGCATCGTCGAGGTCAAGCAGCGGCATATCCGCATCCTGGATACGGACGCACTCAAGCGCATCGTCAACAGCCAGCGCTGCGACTAGGCGTCGTCTCAGGAAGGACGCACCGGGGTGCGGCGGCGATGCCGCAGGGGCCCTTCACTGCCCCAGCTGTTGACCTCGGCCGGGCGCAGGCCGAGCAGACAGGTCAAGGCCCCGGCGGCGCTGATGACCAGCCAGAACACGAAGAAGGACAGCGTGTAGAAAGCCTGCCGGCTCCAGTCGAGCGCGGCGCCCTGCCACTGGATCTGGGCGGGATCGACCACGGCAAACACCAGCATTTCCATTGCGCAGGCAGCGAGAAATGCCGGCCAGAGAATCCACATCAAGCGTCTTGCCCACATCGGGAACTCCTTTTGCAGCCAGGCTTTCATTCTGCCGGCAAGCACGCAGGAGGACGCTGCGGAAAACCCGCGGACGGGTTTCAGCGGTCGACGGGCGCGAGTTCGGCCGGGGTGGCCGCATGGTTGCGGCCGGTCATCGCGGGCGCCAGGCGCATGTCGGGGGTCTCTGACAGCGTCTTGTTGATCTCGCTGCCGTGGCGGTAGTAATCCGGGTCGATCACCGGATCGGGGTGCGTGGCGGCAATCCAGAAGGTGACCACGCCCGCCACGACCACGACGGCCGGGCCGCCGATGACCATCCAGACGAAACCGAATTTCCACCAGGGGCGGGGATCGTGTGCGGGAGAGGTTTTCTGTGTCATGGGGGGCTTTCAATGGGGCGCCCAGCGCGCGGCACGCTGAACGGAAAAAGGGCGATGCACGCGCATCGCCCCCGGCCTGGCGTGCTCAGTGAGCAGCGCCTGCCTTGTTGGAGAGGCTCCAGACATAGGACGTCAGGACGCCGATCTGGCCTTCGGTCAGCTTGTCCTTTTGCGCCGGCATCTGGTTTTGCTTGCCGTGGGTGACGATGTCGATGATCGCCGCCTCACCCCAGCCGTGCAGCCAGACGTCGTCGGTCAGGTTGGGCGCGCCCATGGCCTGGTTGCCCTTGCCGTCCATGCCGTGGCAGGCCGCGCAGGCCGTGAAATGCGACTTGCCCAGCGAGGCGCGCAGCGAGTCGTTCGGGCTGCCCGACAGGCTCAGCACGTAGTGCGCCAGGTTGCGCACGTCTTCGGGCGTGCCCACCGCAGCGGCCATCGGCGGCATGATGCCGAAACGGCCTTCGGTGATGGTCTGCTGGATCTGCTCGGGCGCGCCGCCATGCAGCCAGTCGCCATCCGTCAGGTTGGGAAAGCTCTTGCCGCCACGCGCGTCCGAGCCATGGCACTGCGCGCAGTTGTTCATGAACAGGCGCTCGCCAATGGCCATCGCCTGCGGATCCTCGGCGCGCTGCTCGGGCGTCATGCCCGCGAAGCGCGCATACAGCGGCTCGATCTGCGCCTTGGCCTTGGCCATCTCGGCCTCGTAGGCGCCGACTTGCGACCAGCCGAGCTTGCCCGACATCGATCCCAGGCCCGGATAGGCCGCGAGATAGACGATGCCGAAGATCACGGTGATCACGAACAGCCAGACCCACCAGCGCGGCAGCGGGTTGTTCAGCTCGCGCAGGTCGCCGTCCCAGACATGGCCGGTGGTGCTGTCTTCGGCGGACACGACCTTCTTGCGGCCCGTGAAGAACAGCAGCAACGCGCAAAACAGGATGCCGCCGAGGGTCAGTACGATCACGAAGATCGACCAGAAATTGTTTACGAAATCGCTCATGGGTGGTTCTCGTTATGCAGGCAGGACGCTTCAGTCCTGCGCGAACGGCAGTTGCGCTGCCTCGTCGAAGCGTGCCTGGTTGCGGCGGGCATAGGCCCACCACCAGATGCCGACAAAGATGGCAAACGACGCCAGCGTGACCACGATGCGCATGGTAGTGATGATGTCCATGTGTGGCCTCCCTACTTGAGCGCGGTGCCCAGCACCTGCAGATAGGCGATCACGGCTTCCATTTCCGTCTTGCCCTTGACCTCATCGGTCGACGCCTTGATCTCGTCGTCCGTGTACGGCACGCCGACCTTGCGCAGCGCGGTCATGTGCGAAGCAATGGTCGCGTGGTCCGCCGGCGTCTTCTCCAGCCACGAGTAGGCCGGCATGTTCGACTCGGGCACCACGTCGCGCGGGTTGTTCAGGTGGATGCGGTGCCATTCGTCGCTGTACTTGCCGCCCACGCGGTGCAGGTCGGGTCCGGTGCGCTTCGAGCCCCACTGGAACGGGTGGTCATAGACGAACTCGCCGGCCACCGAGTAGTGGCCATAGCGCAGCGTCTCGGCGTAGAACGGGCGGATCATCTGCGAGTGGCAGTTGTAGCAGCCTTCGCGCTGGTAGATGTCGCGGCCGACCAGCTGCAGCGAGGTGTAGGGCTTGACGCCCTGCACCGCCTCGGTGGTGGACTTCTGGTAGAACAGCGGCACGATCTCGGCGAGGCCGCCGATAGCCACCGTCAGCAGCGTCAGCACGATCAGCCAGAAGTTGCTGGTTTCGACCTTCTCGTGGGAGAAGCCGCTGGTTTTCTTGTTTTGTTCAGACATGTGGGCTCCTCAGGCGTGCGACGGGTTCACTGCGGGAATCAGCACCTTGACCGAGCGGCCGTTGATGGCAGTCATCCAGGTGTTCCAGGCCATGACCAGCATGCCGCCCAGGTACAGCAGGCCGCCGACCACGCGGATCACGTAGAACGGATAGGTCGCCTTGACGCTTTCCACAAAGGTATAGGTCAGCGTGCCGTCGGGGTTGACCGCACGCCACATCAGGCCCTGCATCACGCCGGCAATCCACATCGCGGCGATGTACAGCACGATGCCGATGGTCGCCATCCAGAAGTGCAGCTCGATGGCCGGCACCGAGTACATCTTGTCCTTGCCGAACAGGCGCGGGATCAGGTAGTACAGCGAGCCCATGGTGATCAGGCCGACCCAGCCGAGCGCGCCGGAGTGCACGTGGCCAATGGTCCAGTCGGTGTAGTGCGACAGCGCGTTGACGGTCTTGATGGCCATCATCGGGCCCTCGAAGGTCGACATGCCGTAGAACGACAGCGCGACGATCAGGAAGCGCAGGATGGGGTCGTCGCGCAGCTTGTGCCAGGCGCCCGACAGCGTCATCACGCCGTTGATCATGCCGCCCCAGCTCGGCGCCAGCAGGATGATGGAGAACACCATGCCGACGGACTGCGTCCAGTCGGGCAGCGCCGTGTAGTGCAGGTGGTGCGGGCCGGCCCACATGTAGGTGAAGATCAGCGCCCAGAAGTGCACGATCGACAGGCGGTAGCTGTACACCGGACGGCCGGCTTGCTTCGGGATGAAGTAGTACATCATGCCCAGGAAGCCTGCCGTGAGCAGGAAGCCCACGGCGTTGTGGCCGTACCACCACTGGATCATCGCATCCTGCACGCCGGCATAGGCCGAGTAGCTCTTCATCAGGCCTGCGGGCATGGAGATGTTGTTGAAGATGTGCAGCAGCGCGATGGCGATGATGTAGGCGCCGAAGAACCAGTTGGCCACGTAGATGTGCTTGACCTTGCGGATGCCGATGGTGCCGAAGAACACGATGGCGTAGCTGACCCAGGTCACCAGGATCAGCAGGTCGATCGGCCACTCGAGTTCAGCGTATTCCTTGCCCTGGGTATAGCCCATGGGCAGGCTGATCACGGCGCCGACGATCACCAGCTGCCAGCACCAGAAAGTCAGGCTCGCGAGCTTGGGCATGAACAGCCCGGTCTGGCAGGTGCGCTGCACCACGTAGTAGCTGGTGGCGAACAGCGCACTGCCGCCAAACGCAAAGATCACCGCATTGGTGTGCAGCGGCCGCAGGCGGCCGAAGCTGAGCCATGGCACGCCGAAATTGAGTTCGGGCCATGCCAGCTGGGCGGCGACGAGCACGCCGACGGCCATGCCGATCACCCCCCACACGACCGCCATGATTGAAAACTGTCTTACGACCTTGTCGTCGTAATGCACAGCACTGTTTTTTAGAGCATCCATCGCGCACCTCTTGTATTGCTTGCAAAGTGTTCATCCATCGGACTTCTGGTGTATTGATACATGTCAATCGTTTCTCAGAATCCGCTCCCCCTCTTGTTCCACACTCTCGAACTGTCCCCGGTAAACCGCCCACCACAGGGCGGCGACAATGGCCAGGACCAGGACCACTGACAACGGAATGAGTAGATACAGGACTTCCATCAGACGGCTCCCGAAAGCGCTGGCGCCGGCCCCGTCACGGCGGGCGCGGCGGCAGCGGATGGCTGCAGCGGCATGGCGCGCGCCAGCCGCGCGGCGTTGAGCACCACCAGCAGCGAGCTGAGCGCCATGCCCAGGCCGGCGAGCCAGGCCGGCATCCAGCCGGCCAGCGCCAGCGGCACCGACACCGCGTTGTAGGCGGCGGCCCAGCCCAGGTTCTGGCGCACGATGCGCAGCGTGCGCCGCGCGAGCAGCAGGGTCTGGGCCACCAGCTCCAGATGGTCGCCCAGCACGACGAAATCGGAGCGCGACCGTGCCAGCGGCACCGCCCGGCCAAACGCAAACGAGACATGGGCGCCGGCAAGCACCGGGCCGTCATTGAGGCCGTCGCCCACCATCGCAACCTGGCGGCCCGCGGCCTGCGCCGCCTGCAGGCGCGCGAGCTTGTCCTGCGGCGTGCAGTCCCCCACGGCGGTGGCGATGCCGGTCTGCGCGGCGACGCGCTGCACGGCCGCATCGCGGTCGCCCGACAGCAGCATCACCTCGATACCCGCGGCACGCAACTGCGCGACCACGGCAGGTGCCTCGGCACGCAGGTCTTCGCTGAGATCAAAGCGCAGCAGCTCGCGCGGCGCGCCTTCGCCATCTTCGGTCAGCACGACCTGCTGCAACGCCGATCCGGCCTGTTCCAGCGCGCCCGTGTGGCGCAGCGAACCCAGGCGCAGATGGCGCGGCTTTGCGGGATGTTCGATGTCGCTTACGGTGGCAAGCATGCCGAAGCCCGCACGTTCGTGCACCTGCATGATCTGCCAGCGGTCGGCGAGCGCGGCGGCATCTGCATTGGCGTCAGCGGCACGCGCCACGGCGCGGGACGCGGGATGCACCGACTGGCGCGCCAGCAAGCCGGCCA
This window encodes:
- a CDS encoding CsbD family protein translates to MNEDRVAGNWKQFKGKIREQWGKLTDDDLDVVAGKRDQFIGRIQERQGLVKEEAENQLKDWQARNPDFRFDD
- a CDS encoding sensor domain-containing protein, with protein sequence MSHPFEAFWHQTLDALLEAVWLIDEDTLCIRFANRAAAKLSGYDRQAMHGMPVQALAATPQDLCLWEDASQWQTGSQTLTQVQCRDGLLRPVEQRLERIAGPSGSDSGWLLLTMLDRSEQAHTEHELEGLLSDLRATLDSTADGMLVCSQDGSIRAFNHRLAAIWDLPRHMLVERNDASILDYMAAKVLDREGYALRLEELRRQPLIDSTDVLALEGGKIIERRSVPQLKRGAPVGRIHTYRDITREVEVQAGLQLAARVFDCSLDAIFIADAGHRLVRANPACLRLMGDHEVAGRSVREMFGCSAPANWYGAAAQEWSSGGFWQGNLWLEQGAQQRCAVRLSWVALRDAQDVVFQTIGFMRDLTQQQQAQQRIEELAFSDALTGLPNRLSLAAHVAQAIERAADTREVFAILFIDLDHFKIINDSLGHQFGDRVLKLVAERLLSCLRSDDMLSRLGGDEFVLYLQGCDEALAASVAQRILREMLRPFLLDGIGFSVQCSIGVAQYPGHGHTLDELIMQADTAMYRVKERGRGHYSFYQPQMNSGLLSRMKLEHAMRQALEHGRMAVFFQPQVHIGSNRIVGAEALLRWTDPDFGVVSPGVFIPMAEESGYIVTLGAWVLEQSIREAARWSEKGLPLKVSVNVSALEFRQPDFVERLRSLLAHHGLPSHLLELELTESILLQDAQEMAARVRSIADLGVGLVIDDFGTGYSSLGYLKKLPIAKIKIDQSFVRGLPHDAGDRAIVSAIISLGKALGTEVVAEGVETGEQRDCLRALHCHFFQGFLCSPGLPPDAFGARMSELGVLVEDDWRAALHGGAEVDLQGGSAERQ
- a CDS encoding HD-GYP domain-containing protein → MNSSVLINPQALRVGMYIQLEVGWMRHPFPVNSFRIASDSQLQTVQALGLDAIRYFPDRSDIVASEAADAGIADAVSDAHATIDARVEAQQLPAPASDAAAPEPEAAPARSAQRWQCCDARYRAAAQDYLQLQANAATEPAQAMARAGAMVQSYLQDVLPTGDLVIRLLSETSGNRQAEHPINVTVLSLLLGKALGMGAAQLQELGMAALLHDIGKDSAPGAPLPTRAQYERHVGDSVALAMGMGASSEVLTAIAQHHEFADGSGFPLHLIDEDLSPAGKVLCLVNAYDRQCNPEHAQTGQTPHEALSALYSQQRERFDAVMLRAFIRMMGVYPPGSVVQLADGRYAMVVSVNSSRPLKPEVLVYDASVPAALAQPLDLEKCAGISIRRSLRLDQLPREVLSYLSPRQRICYFFERAVEPGNAQAGAA
- a CDS encoding sulfite exporter TauE/SafE family protein — encoded protein: MLLSLIWTAAVMGLMGGPHCLAMCAAPCAVVTSAGATGGSVVQVHGRRSRLWLRGTLFHAGRVAGYASLGALAAVAVEGLAWLNMRTTAMQPVWTFMHLGIMLWGILMMVQARQPAWIEGAGRALWRRVQPVVAAPGGSFASGFVWALMPCGLLYSALLVAALSGGALAGALSMAAFALGSGLWLLAAPWLWGRLRGRLNGLRAHWGSRAAGLLLFGVAAWALWMDLVYKPSLWCR
- the hemN gene encoding oxygen-independent coproporphyrinogen III oxidase, whose amino-acid sequence is MTAITPELLQRFDVPGPRYTSFPTADRFVEAFGQEDYILALQQRRQGAPGLARPLSLYVHIPFCESLCYYCACNKIVTRHPERAQTYLQYLAREIALHTEHCGTGQPVSQLHLGGGTPTFLSDAGLAELMALLRSHFNFQPGGEYSIEVDPRTVTPERLAYLAQLGFNRLSFGVQDFDADVQKAVHREQPASQVFALVQAARALGFESVNVDLIYGLPCQTPQSFERTLAQVGELRPDRIALYAYAHLPERFKPQRRIDTAALPGAAAKLAMLARALESFEQAGYVYVGMDHFALPTDALAVAKRQGRLHRNFQGYSTQPDCDLIALGVSAIGRVGATYSQNAKDLDEYYDFLDQGRLPVVRGLALGRDDLIRRAVIMALMCQGEVLFEALDQAWLIDSRRYFAAELEMLAELQSQGMVEIDAESLRVTAMGWYFVRAVAMTFDRYLQADRNRARFSRII
- the fnr gene encoding fumarate/nitrate reduction transcriptional regulator Fnr, with the protein product MSLQAIKASCSNCNLRELCLPIGLNEDQMQRIDTIVAVRRKVKRGSLLFHNGEPFSSLYAIRTGFFKTCVATEDGRDQVTGFQMAGEIIGLDGIVNDRHTCDAVALEDAEVCVMPFDRLEELSREVTVLQNHVHKVMSREIVREHGVMLLLGSMRAEERLAAFVLNLVQRLHARGFSQSELVLRMTREEIGSYLGLKLETVSRTFSKFVEDGIVEVKQRHIRILDTDALKRIVNSQRCD
- a CDS encoding FixH family protein; the protein is MTQKTSPAHDPRPWWKFGFVWMVIGGPAVVVVAGVVTFWIAATHPDPVIDPDYYRHGSEINKTLSETPDMRLAPAMTGRNHAATPAELAPVDR
- the ccoP gene encoding cytochrome-c oxidase, cbb3-type subunit III, with protein sequence MSDFVNNFWSIFVIVLTLGGILFCALLLFFTGRKKVVSAEDSTTGHVWDGDLRELNNPLPRWWVWLFVITVIFGIVYLAAYPGLGSMSGKLGWSQVGAYEAEMAKAKAQIEPLYARFAGMTPEQRAEDPQAMAIGERLFMNNCAQCHGSDARGGKSFPNLTDGDWLHGGAPEQIQQTITEGRFGIMPPMAAAVGTPEDVRNLAHYVLSLSGSPNDSLRASLGKSHFTACAACHGMDGKGNQAMGAPNLTDDVWLHGWGEAAIIDIVTHGKQNQMPAQKDKLTEGQIGVLTSYVWSLSNKAGAAH